One genomic region from Terriglobus aquaticus encodes:
- a CDS encoding superoxide dismutase: protein MSFELPPLPYDYNALEPHIDEATMKLHHDKHHATYVTNLNGAVEKHTELGSKSPEDLIKNLEAIPEDVRAVVRNNGGGHVNHTMFWQLMKPNGGGEPTGAIADQIKADFGDFETFKKQFNETTAKQFGSGWGWLIYKGGKLAIVTTPNQDNPITQGSYPILGNDVWEHAYYLKYQNKRPEYLANWWNTVNWEEVNKRFELAKSYKA, encoded by the coding sequence GTGTCCTTTGAACTTCCGCCGCTGCCCTATGACTACAACGCGCTCGAGCCGCACATCGATGAAGCGACGATGAAGCTGCACCACGACAAGCATCACGCCACCTATGTCACCAACCTGAATGGCGCCGTCGAGAAGCACACGGAGCTGGGCTCCAAGTCGCCAGAAGACCTGATCAAGAATCTGGAAGCGATTCCCGAGGACGTGCGTGCGGTGGTCCGCAACAACGGCGGCGGCCACGTAAACCACACCATGTTCTGGCAGCTTATGAAGCCAAACGGCGGCGGTGAACCCACGGGCGCGATTGCCGACCAGATCAAGGCCGACTTCGGCGACTTCGAAACGTTCAAGAAGCAGTTCAACGAGACCACGGCCAAGCAGTTTGGTTCCGGCTGGGGCTGGCTCATCTACAAGGGCGGCAAGCTCGCGATCGTCACAACGCCAAACCAGGACAATCCCATCACCCAGGGCAGCTACCCCATCCTCGGCAACGATGTGTGGGAACACGCCTACTACCTGAAGTACCAAAACAAGCGCCCCGAGTACCTGGCCAACTGGTGGAACACGGTGAACTGGGAAGAAGTGAACAAGCGCTTTGAACTTGCCAAGTCCTACAAGGCGTAA
- a CDS encoding glycoside hydrolase family 15 protein has translation MDALNALYKWLPDQGPATGGPGIMPRWTSSKKDSVSTAYSAASRVWFTISHGTLNEIYFPTIDRPQTRDMELLFTDGETFVHEEKRDFEYDFHYIDPDALAIRVVASDLGGRYTVTKDFISDPHHPVVLMRVRLDGDEEVLSRMKCYALLAPHLDGGGAGNSARAIEIAGQRALLAWKNNMHVTMGADVGFTRTSCGYAGTTDGFRDLKQNMQMDFQFGEALDGNLALTGEVDLSRTREFTIALAFGEGPHAALSGMMQSLSVPFDLHLKRFIEQWHRAASPERLGAASMDKGRLMRISHNVILAHEDKIFPGAFIASASIPWGNAKSDDDLGGYHLVWTRDMIQSATALLACGRTDTARRALVYLACTQRPDGSFAQNFWIDGTPYWTGIQLDEVAFPIMLAWRLWKVGGLGEFEVFPFVEQAAAFLVQYAPITQQERWEEAAGYSPSTLATVIAALLCAADIAQAHPAPELAKFLQSYADWIEEHLDEWTTTNDGVLLPEVKRHYVRINPPKPGEPFYNAEAGPGRYNIANRAPGEQFNFAANEIVDAGFLELVRYGIRRADDPLIVDSIKVVDHVLKIDTPYGPCWRRYNHDGYGQQKDGEPFVHYGQGRAWPILTGERAHYELAANGAYQPLIQAMERFSSFGGMLPEQVWDYKDMPAKGLFFGRSAGSAQPLVWAHAEYIKLLRSGVDGKVFDRISVVEERYGVRREERTWKSDVEFFKIARPLTEMAAGKRLQVLDREYFEVLWTVDGWATHQTTSASLIGYPGFAAELRLPDKFQGKLELTLHWPSSDRWVGHNFLIEVGAPLT, from the coding sequence ATGGATGCTTTGAACGCGCTGTACAAGTGGCTGCCCGATCAGGGCCCGGCAACCGGCGGCCCGGGCATCATGCCACGTTGGACTTCCAGCAAGAAGGACTCGGTCAGCACGGCGTATTCGGCCGCCAGTCGCGTCTGGTTCACCATCTCGCATGGCACGCTGAACGAGATCTACTTCCCGACGATCGACCGGCCACAAACGCGTGACATGGAGCTGCTGTTCACCGACGGCGAGACGTTTGTGCATGAGGAGAAGCGCGACTTCGAGTATGACTTCCACTACATCGATCCGGACGCGCTGGCGATCCGCGTGGTAGCCAGCGACCTGGGCGGCCGCTATACGGTGACCAAGGACTTCATCAGTGACCCGCACCACCCTGTGGTGCTGATGCGGGTAAGGCTGGACGGCGACGAAGAGGTTTTGAGCCGGATGAAGTGCTACGCCCTGCTGGCTCCGCACCTGGACGGTGGTGGTGCCGGCAACAGCGCACGCGCGATCGAGATTGCCGGGCAGCGCGCACTGCTGGCCTGGAAGAACAACATGCATGTGACCATGGGCGCGGATGTTGGCTTCACGCGAACCTCCTGCGGCTATGCCGGAACGACGGACGGCTTTCGCGACCTGAAGCAGAACATGCAGATGGACTTTCAGTTCGGCGAGGCGCTGGATGGCAACCTGGCGCTTACCGGTGAGGTCGACCTGTCGCGCACGCGCGAGTTCACCATTGCGCTGGCTTTTGGCGAGGGGCCGCACGCTGCGCTGTCTGGCATGATGCAGTCGCTGAGTGTGCCCTTCGACCTGCACCTGAAGCGCTTCATCGAGCAGTGGCATCGCGCCGCCTCGCCCGAGCGGCTGGGTGCCGCCAGCATGGACAAGGGCCGGCTGATGCGCATCAGTCACAACGTGATCCTGGCGCACGAGGACAAGATCTTCCCCGGTGCGTTCATCGCATCGGCTTCGATTCCGTGGGGCAACGCGAAGAGTGACGACGACCTGGGTGGCTACCACCTGGTGTGGACGCGCGACATGATCCAGTCCGCAACGGCTCTGCTGGCCTGCGGACGCACGGACACGGCGCGGCGGGCGCTGGTGTACCTGGCCTGCACGCAACGGCCGGATGGATCGTTTGCGCAGAACTTCTGGATTGACGGAACGCCATACTGGACCGGCATTCAGCTCGATGAAGTGGCGTTTCCGATCATGCTGGCGTGGCGGCTATGGAAGGTCGGCGGGCTGGGTGAGTTCGAGGTCTTTCCGTTCGTCGAGCAGGCTGCGGCGTTCCTGGTGCAGTATGCGCCCATCACACAGCAGGAACGTTGGGAGGAGGCGGCAGGCTACTCGCCGTCCACGCTTGCCACGGTTATCGCAGCGCTGCTCTGCGCCGCCGACATTGCGCAGGCGCACCCCGCGCCGGAGCTGGCGAAATTCCTGCAGAGCTACGCCGACTGGATCGAGGAGCACCTAGACGAGTGGACCACCACAAACGATGGCGTGCTGCTGCCGGAGGTGAAGCGCCACTACGTCCGTATCAACCCGCCGAAACCGGGCGAGCCGTTCTACAACGCTGAGGCCGGCCCCGGCAGGTACAACATTGCGAACCGCGCCCCGGGCGAGCAGTTCAACTTCGCCGCGAACGAGATTGTGGACGCCGGGTTTCTGGAACTGGTGCGCTACGGCATTCGCAGGGCAGACGATCCGCTGATCGTGGACTCAATCAAAGTCGTCGACCACGTTCTGAAGATCGATACGCCGTATGGACCGTGCTGGCGGCGCTACAACCACGACGGATACGGTCAGCAGAAAGATGGCGAGCCGTTTGTGCACTATGGGCAGGGCCGCGCATGGCCGATCCTGACCGGGGAGCGCGCGCATTACGAGCTCGCCGCGAACGGGGCTTACCAGCCGCTGATCCAGGCGATGGAGCGCTTCTCCAGCTTCGGTGGCATGCTGCCAGAGCAGGTGTGGGATTACAAAGACATGCCTGCGAAGGGCCTCTTCTTCGGCCGTTCCGCGGGATCGGCACAGCCACTGGTCTGGGCCCATGCGGAATACATAAAGCTGCTGCGCTCCGGTGTGGACGGTAAGGTGTTTGATCGCATCTCGGTAGTGGAGGAGCGCTACGGCGTTCGCCGCGAAGAGCGCACGTGGAAGAGCGATGTGGAGTTCTTCAAGATTGCGCGTCCGCTGACGGAGATGGCGGCAGGCAAGCGTCTGCAGGTGCTGGACCGCGAGTATTTCGAGGTGCTCTGGACGGTGGACGGGTGGGCCACGCACCAGACCACGTCGGCGTCGCTCATCGGCTATCCCGGCTTTGCGGCGGAGCTTCGCTTGCCGGACAAATTTCAAGGGAAGCTCGAATTGACACTCCATTGGCCGAGTTCGGACCGCTGGGTGGGGCACAACTTTCTGATCGAGGTCGGCGCACCGCTGACCTGA
- the tkt gene encoding transketolase: MSDKDLDKLSIDTLRLLAVDAIERAKNGHPGAPMALSPLAYLLFTRYMKHDPVDFKWTDRDRFVLSNGHASMLQYGSLFLSGYDVSLDDLKLFREWHSKAPGHPEYGFTPGVEVTTGPLGQGFAMAVGLAIAEKHLGAVYNKPDMPIVDHRTYCIVGDGCLMEGISHEAASLAGTLKLNKLIVFYDDNLISLDGPTELSYTENVTERFNAYGWHVQMVDDGEDLKKLAQAIEIAKEETQKPSLIRVRTIIGYGSPKAGTKSVHGEMLGKENTRKTKEFFGWDPDKDFVVPEEALKNWRQAQTKGAEAHAKWNELFDKYKTAHPEAAAEFDRVIKQELPKDAFKDLKPFPTDKPIATRTAGNVALEAIGKNVPELMGGAADLTSSTKTIFKASPSFADDPKGRNIFFGVREFGMCAAVNGMAAHGGFIPFGSTFFVFSDYARSAIRMAALMSVHSLFVFTHDSIGLGADGPTHQPIEHLMALRAIPQLTDFRPADANETNACWQLAVERKSASFMALSRQDLPVIDAEKYNVTEGPRKGAYVLVEQETPDVIVVATGSEVSLVLQTLPKFEEAGIKARVISMPSFAIFEEQDEEYKNSIFPHGVPKVAVEAGASMGWWKYVGRDGQIIGVDKFGASAPGPEVLAKYGFTPENIVKAAQTAMGK; the protein is encoded by the coding sequence ATGAGCGACAAGGATCTCGACAAGCTTTCGATTGATACTCTCCGCCTGTTGGCGGTGGACGCCATTGAGCGCGCAAAGAACGGCCACCCGGGCGCACCCATGGCGCTGTCGCCGCTGGCGTACCTGCTGTTTACGCGCTACATGAAGCACGATCCGGTCGACTTCAAGTGGACCGATCGCGATCGCTTCGTCCTGTCGAACGGCCACGCGTCCATGCTGCAGTACGGCTCGCTCTTTCTGTCCGGCTATGACGTCTCGCTGGACGACCTGAAGCTATTCCGCGAGTGGCACTCGAAGGCGCCGGGTCACCCGGAGTACGGCTTTACGCCCGGTGTGGAAGTGACCACTGGACCGCTTGGCCAGGGCTTCGCCATGGCAGTCGGCCTGGCCATTGCTGAGAAGCACCTTGGCGCTGTGTACAACAAGCCGGACATGCCCATTGTCGACCACCGCACCTATTGCATCGTGGGTGACGGCTGCCTGATGGAAGGTATCTCGCACGAGGCAGCGTCGCTGGCCGGCACGCTGAAGCTGAATAAGCTGATTGTGTTCTACGACGACAACCTGATCTCGCTCGACGGCCCCACGGAGCTGAGCTACACCGAGAACGTGACAGAGCGCTTCAATGCGTACGGCTGGCACGTGCAGATGGTGGATGACGGCGAAGACCTGAAGAAGCTGGCGCAGGCAATCGAGATTGCCAAGGAAGAGACGCAGAAGCCGTCGTTGATCCGCGTTCGCACCATCATCGGCTACGGTTCGCCGAAGGCCGGCACCAAGTCCGTGCACGGCGAGATGCTGGGCAAGGAAAACACCCGCAAGACCAAGGAGTTCTTCGGCTGGGATCCGGATAAGGATTTCGTGGTTCCGGAAGAGGCGCTGAAGAACTGGCGGCAGGCCCAGACCAAGGGCGCCGAAGCGCACGCGAAGTGGAACGAGCTATTCGACAAGTACAAGACGGCGCATCCTGAGGCCGCGGCCGAGTTCGATCGCGTGATCAAGCAGGAACTGCCGAAGGACGCCTTTAAGGACCTGAAACCGTTCCCGACGGACAAGCCGATTGCGACCCGTACGGCCGGCAATGTCGCGCTGGAAGCCATCGGCAAGAACGTACCGGAGTTGATGGGCGGCGCGGCCGACCTGACCTCGTCGACCAAGACAATCTTCAAGGCTTCGCCTTCGTTCGCGGATGATCCGAAGGGTCGCAACATCTTCTTTGGCGTGCGCGAGTTCGGCATGTGCGCGGCGGTCAACGGCATGGCAGCGCACGGCGGCTTTATCCCGTTCGGCTCCACGTTCTTCGTGTTCTCGGACTACGCCCGCAGCGCGATCCGTATGGCCGCGCTGATGAGCGTGCATTCGCTGTTCGTGTTTACGCACGACTCCATCGGCCTGGGCGCCGACGGACCGACGCACCAGCCCATTGAGCACCTGATGGCGCTGCGCGCGATCCCGCAGCTCACGGACTTCCGCCCGGCGGATGCGAACGAGACGAACGCCTGCTGGCAGCTCGCAGTGGAGCGCAAATCGGCCTCGTTCATGGCGCTGTCGCGGCAGGACCTGCCGGTGATCGACGCCGAGAAGTACAACGTGACCGAGGGACCGCGCAAGGGCGCCTACGTTCTTGTCGAGCAGGAAACCCCCGACGTCATCGTGGTTGCGACTGGATCGGAAGTTTCGCTGGTGCTGCAGACCTTGCCGAAGTTCGAAGAGGCCGGCATCAAGGCGCGCGTCATCTCCATGCCTTCGTTCGCCATCTTCGAAGAGCAGGATGAGGAGTACAAGAACTCGATCTTCCCGCATGGCGTGCCAAAGGTCGCGGTGGAAGCCGGTGCCTCGATGGGCTGGTGGAAGTACGTCGGCCGCGACGGTCAGATCATCGGTGTGGACAAGTTCGGCGCGTCTGCCCCTGGGCCGGAAGTGCTGGCGAAGTACGGCTTCACTCCGGAAAACATCGTCAAGGCGGCTCAAACCGCAATGGGGAAGTAA
- the rpiB gene encoding ribose 5-phosphate isomerase B, producing the protein MRIAIAADHAGFPLKELVRAYVAKLGHDVQDLGAYDTTPSDYPDFAVKVGTALMQGEADRGILICGSGVGVCIAANKMPGVRAGMCHDTYSAHQGVEHDEMNVIVLGARIIGEELAYACVESYLQANFIAKEERFVRRLNKVYAIEKKYMPDAAGTSFAAAASKS; encoded by the coding sequence ATGCGCATTGCAATTGCAGCCGATCACGCCGGCTTTCCGTTGAAAGAACTCGTTCGCGCATACGTGGCCAAGCTTGGCCACGATGTGCAGGACCTGGGAGCGTATGACACCACGCCTTCGGACTACCCGGACTTCGCTGTCAAGGTCGGCACTGCTCTGATGCAGGGCGAGGCCGACCGCGGCATCCTGATCTGTGGCTCCGGTGTGGGCGTCTGCATCGCGGCGAACAAGATGCCAGGCGTACGCGCGGGCATGTGCCACGACACCTACTCCGCGCATCAGGGCGTGGAGCACGATGAGATGAACGTGATCGTGCTGGGCGCTCGCATCATTGGCGAAGAGTTGGCCTATGCATGTGTCGAGTCGTACCTGCAGGCGAACTTCATTGCCAAGGAAGAGCGTTTCGTTCGCCGGTTGAACAAGGTGTACGCGATCGAGAAGAAGTACATGCCCGATGCGGCTGGAACCAGCTTCGCCGCCGCTGCCTCCAAGAGCTAA
- a CDS encoding oxidoreductase has translation MAEQESPTGKGKVWFITGCSTGFGRLLAEAALERGDRVVATARDESKIIDLTDKYPQTALALTVDVTDKNTILIAVQDAMETFGQIDVLVNNAGYGLSGAVEEASDEEIEQVIATNVFGVVDTTRAVLPHMRERRSGHILMLSSVAGLIGTQGLAYYNLTKFAVEGFSEGLAQEVKHLGIRVSIIEPGPFRTDFLGRSGQVAQQQIDDYKESAGKLREYFNTQAGQQKGDPAKAVEAMLQLADTPEPPLHLLLGRNAYDRQLAKLDEWKQGIEAWREVTLGADFPEAKTPIQ, from the coding sequence ATGGCAGAGCAGGAATCGCCAACCGGCAAAGGCAAAGTGTGGTTCATCACTGGGTGCTCCACCGGCTTCGGCCGCCTGCTGGCCGAGGCGGCGCTGGAGCGTGGGGATCGCGTAGTCGCCACCGCACGCGATGAAAGCAAAATCATCGACCTCACGGACAAGTATCCGCAGACCGCCCTGGCACTGACGGTCGACGTAACGGACAAGAACACGATCCTCATCGCCGTGCAGGACGCGATGGAGACCTTCGGGCAGATCGACGTGCTGGTCAACAACGCCGGCTACGGTTTGAGCGGAGCGGTGGAGGAGGCCAGCGACGAGGAGATTGAGCAGGTCATTGCTACCAACGTCTTTGGCGTGGTGGACACGACGCGTGCTGTGTTGCCGCACATGCGCGAACGGCGGTCCGGTCACATCCTGATGTTGTCGTCGGTGGCGGGCCTGATCGGCACGCAGGGGCTGGCGTACTACAACCTGACCAAGTTTGCGGTAGAGGGCTTTTCCGAGGGCCTGGCCCAGGAGGTCAAGCACCTCGGGATCCGGGTGTCGATCATCGAGCCAGGTCCGTTCCGCACGGATTTCCTGGGCCGCTCCGGGCAGGTGGCCCAGCAGCAGATCGACGATTACAAGGAGTCGGCTGGCAAACTGCGGGAGTACTTCAACACGCAGGCCGGGCAGCAGAAGGGTGATCCAGCCAAGGCCGTGGAGGCGATGCTGCAGCTTGCTGACACGCCCGAGCCGCCGCTGCACCTGTTGCTGGGCCGCAACGCCTACGATCGCCAGTTGGCCAAGCTGGACGAGTGGAAGCAGGGCATCGAAGCGTGGCGGGAAGTTACGCTGGGTGCAGACTTCCCGGAGGCAAAAACTCCCATCCAGTAA
- the gnd gene encoding phosphogluconate dehydrogenase (NAD(+)-dependent, decarboxylating): MELGLIGLGKMGGNMAERLRLGGHKVVGFDFNKEATAKLTAAGSVGVNSLEDLVKNMQSPRAIWIMVPAGDPVDETIAKLKPMMQKGDIFIDGGNSNYKDSIRRHDELKKEGFEFIDVGTSGGVWGLKEGYSMMVGGDEDVVEKIRPVLETLAPAPDKGWGRTGPAGAGHFVKMVHNGIEYGMMQAFAEGFAIFEAKKELNLNNAQIAEIWQYGSVVRSWLLDLTAAALKANPELKGIAPYVPDSGEGRWTVFEAIDLNVSAPVITESLIRRIRSREQDNLTDRMLSVMRNAFGGHAMKTE, encoded by the coding sequence ATGGAACTCGGTCTGATCGGTCTTGGCAAAATGGGCGGCAACATGGCGGAGCGGCTTCGCCTGGGCGGCCACAAAGTGGTTGGCTTCGACTTCAACAAGGAAGCCACGGCCAAGCTGACGGCAGCCGGCTCCGTAGGCGTGAACTCATTGGAAGATCTGGTCAAGAACATGCAGTCGCCGCGCGCCATCTGGATCATGGTGCCGGCCGGCGATCCTGTGGACGAGACCATTGCGAAGCTGAAACCCATGATGCAGAAGGGCGACATCTTCATCGACGGCGGCAACTCGAACTACAAGGATTCCATTCGCCGCCACGACGAGCTGAAGAAGGAAGGCTTTGAATTCATCGATGTGGGCACCTCGGGCGGCGTGTGGGGCCTGAAAGAGGGTTACTCCATGATGGTCGGCGGCGATGAAGATGTCGTCGAGAAGATTCGTCCCGTGCTGGAGACGCTTGCTCCTGCGCCCGATAAGGGCTGGGGCCGCACCGGCCCGGCCGGTGCTGGCCACTTCGTGAAGATGGTGCACAACGGCATCGAGTACGGCATGATGCAGGCATTTGCAGAGGGCTTCGCGATTTTCGAAGCGAAGAAGGAGCTGAACCTGAACAATGCGCAGATCGCGGAGATCTGGCAGTACGGTTCGGTGGTCCGGTCCTGGCTGCTGGACCTGACGGCGGCCGCCCTGAAGGCCAATCCGGAGCTGAAGGGCATTGCACCGTACGTGCCGGACTCGGGCGAAGGCCGCTGGACGGTCTTCGAGGCGATCGACCTGAATGTGTCCGCGCCCGTAATCACGGAGTCGCTGATTCGCCGCATTCGCTCGCGCGAACAGGACAACCTGACCGACCGCATGCTGTCGGTGATGCGCAATGCCTTCGGCGGTCACGCCATGAAGACGGAGTAG
- the zwf gene encoding glucose-6-phosphate dehydrogenase, with amino-acid sequence MATQENSVSQAEASQTKQNTPDPCIVVIFGASGDLTKRKLLPALYHLEQQNLLPEKFAVVGVARRDLSKTFAPDMKDGIVKGGGVDQGEAKLGKFMERVHYFATEFDNDEGYEGLKKYLADLDGKLGTGGRRLFYLAVAPEFFADITQRIAKHGMAKGEGDAWVRFIIEKPFGTDLASAKKLNDDIHAVLEEDQIFRIDHYLGKEVVQNIPIFRFANSIFEPLWNSNYIDHIQITGAESIGIEGRGPFYEGAGALRDVLQNHVMEVLSFVAMEPPTSFESAAVRIEKLKVWKAIRPVPIEDTARGQYGPGKVDGQDVIGYRQEDRVNPESQQVTYAAMKLSIDNLRWAGVPFYIRAGKRLASRVTEVVVVFKQPLRNIFGQGELEPNVLTLRIQPDDGISVQFGNKVPGPTTTIDQVAMTFNYAQKFGKSYASGYERLLLDAMLGDGTLFAEGAGVEATWTLMTPILEAWEGQIKDFPNYAAGSWGPKEADELLQRDGREWRVS; translated from the coding sequence ATGGCAACACAGGAAAATAGCGTCTCTCAGGCAGAGGCGAGCCAGACGAAGCAAAATACGCCCGATCCTTGCATCGTCGTCATCTTTGGCGCGTCGGGCGATCTGACCAAGCGTAAGCTGTTGCCCGCGCTGTACCACCTTGAGCAGCAGAACCTGCTGCCTGAGAAGTTCGCCGTTGTGGGCGTCGCTCGGCGCGACCTGTCCAAGACGTTTGCGCCCGACATGAAGGACGGCATCGTCAAAGGCGGTGGCGTCGACCAGGGTGAAGCCAAGCTGGGCAAGTTCATGGAGCGCGTCCATTACTTCGCCACGGAGTTCGACAACGACGAGGGCTATGAAGGCCTGAAGAAGTATCTGGCCGACCTGGATGGCAAGCTGGGCACGGGCGGTCGCCGCCTGTTCTATCTCGCGGTGGCGCCGGAGTTCTTTGCGGACATTACGCAGCGCATTGCAAAGCACGGCATGGCCAAGGGCGAGGGCGACGCGTGGGTGCGCTTCATCATCGAGAAGCCCTTCGGCACCGACCTGGCCAGCGCCAAGAAGCTGAACGATGACATTCATGCTGTGCTGGAAGAAGACCAGATCTTTCGCATCGACCACTACCTGGGTAAGGAAGTGGTGCAGAACATTCCGATCTTCCGCTTTGCCAACTCCATCTTCGAGCCGCTCTGGAACTCGAACTACATCGACCACATCCAGATCACTGGCGCCGAGTCCATCGGCATCGAGGGTCGTGGACCTTTCTATGAAGGTGCCGGAGCTCTGCGGGACGTGCTGCAGAACCACGTGATGGAGGTGCTCTCCTTCGTCGCAATGGAGCCGCCTACCAGCTTCGAGTCGGCCGCTGTACGCATCGAGAAACTGAAGGTTTGGAAGGCGATCCGGCCGGTTCCTATCGAAGACACTGCGCGTGGCCAGTACGGCCCAGGCAAGGTCGACGGCCAGGACGTGATCGGCTACCGCCAGGAAGACCGCGTCAATCCCGAGTCGCAGCAGGTCACCTACGCAGCCATGAAGCTGTCCATCGACAATCTGCGTTGGGCGGGTGTTCCGTTTTACATCCGGGCGGGCAAGCGCCTCGCCAGTCGTGTTACCGAGGTGGTGGTTGTGTTCAAGCAGCCACTGCGCAACATCTTTGGGCAAGGGGAGTTGGAACCGAACGTCCTTACCCTGCGCATTCAGCCGGACGATGGCATCAGTGTGCAGTTCGGCAACAAGGTGCCCGGGCCGACCACGACCATTGACCAGGTGGCGATGACCTTCAACTATGCGCAGAAGTTCGGCAAGTCCTACGCGAGCGGATACGAGCGCTTGTTGCTGGATGCGATGCTCGGCGACGGTACTCTCTTCGCCGAGGGAGCGGGCGTAGAAGCCACGTGGACCCTGATGACACCCATTCTGGAAGCGTGGGAAGGTCAAATCAAGGATTTCCCGAACTACGCCGCCGGTAGCTGGGGTCCGAAGGAAGCGGACGAACTGTTGCAGCGCGACGGCCGCGAGTGGCGCGTTAGCTAG
- the pgl gene encoding 6-phosphogluconolactonase encodes MARNCIADFLVYDTPDRVAQAAAEVFTKYVVDAVQARGVARVAISGGTTPKRMFALLAAEPFAQQVPWDKLELYWVDERCVGPDNADSNYRMTREQLLSKVPLPADKVFRMEGELDPEEAAAKYETYLRNNFRLEGAQAPAFDLIFLGMGDDGHTASLFPHTQAINELGRLVVANHVPQKDTWRITLTAPVINHGKRVVFLIEGGAKAERLHEVLLGNYDPEALPSQLIRPESGHVYLLLDAEAARRLPKVGMHGDAETGTLELCR; translated from the coding sequence ATGGCTCGCAATTGCATTGCAGATTTTCTGGTGTACGACACACCGGACCGCGTAGCGCAGGCCGCGGCTGAGGTCTTCACCAAGTATGTTGTGGACGCGGTACAGGCCCGGGGCGTTGCGCGCGTTGCTATCTCGGGCGGCACCACGCCCAAGCGCATGTTTGCACTGCTAGCCGCAGAGCCCTTTGCGCAGCAGGTGCCGTGGGACAAGCTGGAGCTGTACTGGGTGGACGAGCGCTGCGTCGGCCCTGACAATGCGGACTCCAACTACCGCATGACGCGCGAGCAGTTGCTGAGCAAGGTACCGCTGCCGGCGGACAAGGTCTTTCGCATGGAAGGCGAACTGGACCCAGAGGAAGCTGCGGCCAAATACGAGACCTACCTGCGCAACAACTTTCGACTGGAAGGCGCACAGGCGCCTGCGTTCGACCTGATCTTTCTCGGTATGGGCGACGATGGACACACCGCATCGTTGTTCCCGCACACGCAGGCGATCAATGAACTCGGCCGCCTGGTGGTTGCCAACCACGTTCCGCAAAAAGACACGTGGCGCATCACGCTGACCGCTCCGGTGATCAATCACGGAAAGCGGGTCGTGTTCTTAATTGAAGGCGGTGCCAAAGCCGAGCGCCTGCACGAAGTGCTGCTTGGCAACTACGATCCTGAGGCGCTACCCTCTCAACTGATTCGTCCTGAGTCGGGCCACGTGTACCTGCTGCTGGATGCAGAGGCTGCCCGGCGTCTGCCCAAGGTAGGCATGCACGGCGATGCGGAAACCGGGACGCTGGAGCTTTGCCGATGA